The following proteins come from a genomic window of Malus domestica chromosome 02, GDT2T_hap1:
- the LOC139190933 gene encoding uncharacterized protein encodes MSSSRKVYKQLQEQQKRLLAQQAELANLEEGGGGDEAFFMEEDEDNHHRRQRASHSRRVMKAVGQIAKPTRAANLDRKMERRDQVDEIARMGRTIVLESLMRFCSVIEALYTNEYLRTPTPRDMRSLLRKGEMRGFPGMIGSIDCMHYTWKNCPSAWQGAYGDRKIAKSIILETVASFDTWIWHAFFGVLGVQNNLNVLTQSSVFDELL; translated from the exons atgtcttcttcaaggaaaGTGTATAAACAATTGCAGGAGCAACAGAAaaggttgttggcacaacaggcagaattggccaatctcgaggaaggtggaggtggagatgaggctttcttcatggaggaggatgaggataaTCACCATAGAAGGCAGAGGGCCTCACATTCTCGCCGTGTCATGAAAGCCGTTGGTCAGATAGCCAAACCCACACGTGCTGCAAACCTCGATAGAAAAATGGAAAGACGAG atcaagtggatgagatcgcgAGAATGGGAAGAACAATTGTTCTGGAGTCCCTGATGCGGTTTTGCTCTGTAATTGAAGCCCTCTACACCAATGAGTACCTCCGGACACCTACGCCAAGGGACATGCGAAGTCTTCTGAGGAAAggtgagatgcgaggcttccctggcatgattggaagcatcgactgcatgcactatacttggaaaaactgtccaagtgcgtggCAAGGTGCTTATGGCGACAGAAAAATAGCCAAAAGCATCATTTTGGAAacggtggcttcatttgatacatggatttggcatgctttttttggtgttctaGGAGTTCAGAATAACCTAAATGTCCTTACCCAATCCTCAGTGTTCGACGAACTGCTGTAA